Below is a genomic region from Persicimonas caeni.
CCTCACAAGTCGTAGCCATGCCCCAAGTCGCTCATTATGACATCGTCGACCTCCTGGGTGAGGGAGGAATGGCGGTGGTCTATCGCGCCGTCGACGCACGTGATGGTGTGGAGGTGGCGCTCAAGATTCTCAATGCCAAGCTGGGCGGGGACGCGGCCCACCGTGATATGCTGCGTGAGGAGGTGCGCGCCGCCGCGCGGCTGCGTCATTCCAATGTGGTGCGTGTGCTCGATCTGGGGCGCGTGCCCCACCATTTGGAACTGACGGGTGGGCATGTGGTCGGTGCCGGCCAAGACTATATGGTCATGGAGCTCGTCGACGGGCCGAGCCTGGAGGAGCGTAAAGCGCTTCGCTGGCTCGAAATCAAGTCGCTCTTGCTGCAGGTGCTCGGCGCACTGGCGAACGCCCACGCTCACGGGGTCATCCACCGCGACCTGAAACCGGCCAATATTCTACTCGCCGACGATGGGCGCACGCTCACCCCCAAGGTGACCGATTTTGGCATCGCCCGCATCGACATCGAGCAGATCGACACCGGCCGCGGCGAGGCATTCGCGGGCACGCCCGATTACGTGGCGCCCGAGCAGATTGTAGGTACGCCGCGCGACCAGGGGCCGTGGACTGACCTGTACGCGGTCGGTTGTCTGGCCTGGGAGTTGGTCACCGGCGAGCCGCCGTTTCGCTCCGAACACTGGCTCCAGACGCTGCGCAAGCATACCCACCAGCCGCTGCCCGCCCTGCCGGCCGACGTTCAGGTTCCCGCCGGGTTCGAAGGCTGGCTTCGGCGCCTGCTCGCCAAGGATACCCGCGAGCGATTCCGCCGCGCCGCCGACGCGGCCTACGCGCTGGTTCGGCTCTCCCCGATGCCCGACAACCCCTTTCCCCGTCCCTTCGAGATCGCGCTGCCTGAAGGTCATTCGACGATCAAGCTCGACCTGACGGCCCAGAATTCGCCGGTGACCTCGCCCGACGAGCCGTCGGCGATCGACGATACGATGGAGTTTTGCGCGGCTTCACCGCTCGCGCCCATCGTCGCGCCGCCCTTCCCGGCGAGCTTCGACCTCGACGAGCCGGTCGCCTCCGACGACGAATTGAACGCCGGCCTCGGCCTCTTCCACATGCGTCCCACTCCACTTGTGGGGCGTCAGAGCATCCAGAATAAGTTGTGGGCGACCTTGGCTCAGGTAAGTCGTACCGAGCAGTCGGCGTGCGTGGTTCTGCGCGGGCCATCGGGTACCGGCAAGTCGAGGCTGGCGCGTTGGTTGGTCGCCCGCGCCGAAGAGCTCGGCGTGGCCGACGGATGGAAAGCAATCCACGGCCAGCAGGAGGCGCCGCGGCTCGGGCTCGGCGGCATGGTTGCCAGGCAGTTTCGCTGCTTTGGTCAGACGCGTGACGAGGCCGCGCAGCGCCTCGATGACTGGCTCGAGGTGTCGGAACACCGCGAGCGCAATCAGCCCGATGTACAGGCGCTGCTCGACCTGATGGCGGTCGACCGGCAGTCGGACACCCGGAACTCGGCGCCGAGCAGTCCCGCGCAGCAGCGCTCGGCGCTGAGGCGGCTGGTCGCCACCGCCTGCGCCGAGCGCACCTGCATCCTGTGGCTCGACGACCTGCAGTGGGGGCTCGAAGGCATCTCGTTCGCCCTCGAGCTACTCGAGCGCGATGACGTGCCTGTTTTGGTGGTCGCTACGGTCCAAGAAGAAGCCCTGGCCGACTCGGCGCGGGCTCGAGAGGCGCTCGCCCAACTCGAGGCGCACGGCCGAACGCGCCGCCTCGACGTCGATCCGCTGACCCGCCGGGCGCAGCTCGAAATGCTCGAGCGGATGGCTCAGCTGAGCCCCCAGGACGCCCGCGCCCTCGCCGAGCGTACCGGCGGCAACCCGATGTTCGCCGTCCAACTCGTCGGCGATTGCGTCGATCGCGGCATCCTGCGCCCGACCCGTCAGGGCTTTGTGCTCGTCGAGGGAGCGCGACCGGAACTCGCCGGCGATGTGTACGAGGCGTTGCGCAGGCGCGTCGCTCGGGCGCTCGACACCTTGGCGGCCGATTCGCGCCGAGCAGGGTGGTTGGCGCTCGAATTGGCCGCCGCGCTCGGCCTCGAGGTCGACGTGGGCGAGTGGTCGCGTGTTTGTGAGTTGGCGCGGGTGAGCGTACCCGAAGGCCTGATGGATGCGCTCGCCTCGGCCCGCCTGATCGACCAGAGCCGGGGGGCGTTCTCCTTCATCCACGCCATGTTGCGAGAGACCCTGCTGCGGCGAGCTCGCTCGCAGGGCCGCTACCGCGCCGCGCATCGATTCTGTGCGCGCGCTTTTGTCGACGACGGCCCCGGTACGCGTTGGTCGATGCGTCGACGTCGAGCGCATCACCTGATCGAGGCCGAGCAGTACGAGGAGGCCCTCGAGACCCTGCTCGCGCTGGCCAAGAATCAGCTCGATTTGGCCGATGGCGGCAGGGCGCGCGAATCTCTCGAACTCTTCGTGCGTACGGCTGCACATATTGAACTCGACCGCAAATCGCCGCTGGTGGCCGACGCTGTCATCTCGATGGCCCACAGCCTCGTCAACACTTCCGAATACCTCGTCGCCCGCTCCTTTGCTCGGGTCGGCGCGCATCTCGCGCGGGAACTCGCGGACCCGGCCTTGGAGGCTCGCGCCATCGCCGTTCAGGCGCAGTGGGAGCTCTTCTCGGGTAACCTCGACGAGGGCTTGGTTAACATCGAGCGAGCGATCGAGGTCCAAACTGAGGCCGGCGCCGACGTCCTTCGGTATCATCCGTTCGCCATGGCCGGCTACATGCTGGTCTTCGCCGGCCGCCTCGACGAGGCGATCGACTGCGCCCGCAAAGCAGTCTCCTTGGCACGCGCCTCCGGTCAGCGCTGGCAACTGGGCCGCGCGCTCGAGTACGGCGCCTGGACGCTGCTCGAGGCGGGG
It encodes:
- a CDS encoding serine/threonine-protein kinase, whose product is MPQVAHYDIVDLLGEGGMAVVYRAVDARDGVEVALKILNAKLGGDAAHRDMLREEVRAAARLRHSNVVRVLDLGRVPHHLELTGGHVVGAGQDYMVMELVDGPSLEERKALRWLEIKSLLLQVLGALANAHAHGVIHRDLKPANILLADDGRTLTPKVTDFGIARIDIEQIDTGRGEAFAGTPDYVAPEQIVGTPRDQGPWTDLYAVGCLAWELVTGEPPFRSEHWLQTLRKHTHQPLPALPADVQVPAGFEGWLRRLLAKDTRERFRRAADAAYALVRLSPMPDNPFPRPFEIALPEGHSTIKLDLTAQNSPVTSPDEPSAIDDTMEFCAASPLAPIVAPPFPASFDLDEPVASDDELNAGLGLFHMRPTPLVGRQSIQNKLWATLAQVSRTEQSACVVLRGPSGTGKSRLARWLVARAEELGVADGWKAIHGQQEAPRLGLGGMVARQFRCFGQTRDEAAQRLDDWLEVSEHRERNQPDVQALLDLMAVDRQSDTRNSAPSSPAQQRSALRRLVATACAERTCILWLDDLQWGLEGISFALELLERDDVPVLVVATVQEEALADSARAREALAQLEAHGRTRRLDVDPLTRRAQLEMLERMAQLSPQDARALAERTGGNPMFAVQLVGDCVDRGILRPTRQGFVLVEGARPELAGDVYEALRRRVARALDTLAADSRRAGWLALELAAALGLEVDVGEWSRVCELARVSVPEGLMDALASARLIDQSRGAFSFIHAMLRETLLRRARSQGRYRAAHRFCARAFVDDGPGTRWSMRRRRAHHLIEAEQYEEALETLLALAKNQLDLADGGRARESLELFVRTAAHIELDRKSPLVADAVISMAHSLVNTSEYLVARSFARVGAHLARELADPALEARAIAVQAQWELFSGNLDEGLVNIERAIEVQTEAGADVLRYHPFAMAGYMLVFAGRLDEAIDCARKAVSLARASGQRWQLGRALEYGAWTLLEAGHLDQGRAWGEQVLQIAEEIGQPFLASGARALLAECARRAGRHDELVRWVEQVRAEAHESHGVALAVLDMRVGLSRLEQQTGEPAKRLLEGVIDVLPEGLVELAYARAGLIVDALRRDPDADVAAHLSAMEPVRQTGKVVLELARLLEWAAGEASARDRSDVARTLLVDAREQRRGLGDLDAVRRIDEQLGLLDSGS